The genomic region CGGTACAACACGTGATTCAATCGATACCGTAGTCGAACACCAAGGTCAAACCTATCGCTTAATCGATACAGCCGGAATTCGCAAAAAGAAAAACGTCGAATACGGACCCGAATTTTTTGGCATCAATCGTGCTTTTAAGGCAATTCGCCGCGCTGACGTGGTTTTACTCGTCATTGATGCGCTTGACGGCGTGACCGAACAAGACCAAAAACTCGCCGGACGTATAGTTGAAGAAGGACGGGCTTGCGTTCTGGTCGTGAACAAGTGGGATGCGATCGAAAAAGATACATACACAATTTACGACTACGAAAAAAACCTGCGAGATCGAATGCAGTTTCTAGACTGGGCAGAGGCAATTTTTGTCAGTGCCATGACCGGACAACGAGTAGAAAAAATTTTAGAATTAGTAGACCGAGCCGCCGAATCTCACAAGCGGCGCGTCTCTACAGCAGTTGTCAACGAAGTAATTGAAGAGGCTTTGAGGTGGCATTCTCCCCCAGTAAATCGCCAAGGACGACAAGGAAGAATTTATTATGGCACGCAAGTCAGCGTTCAACCCCCAGCGATCGCATTATTCGTCAACGATGCCAAGCGCTTCAACGACAACTACCGTCGATACATCGAACGACAGTTTCGCCAACAACTAGGTTTTACTGGCACGCCGATTCGGTTATTCTGGCGTAGCAAACAAGCCCGCGACGTAGAAAAAAGCACAAATCGCGCTACCCGCGTGTAGGGGGGTGAGGAGCGAGGAGTGAGGAGTGAGGGGAATTCGGAATTCGGAATTAAATTCTCTGCGACTCTTCCTTAGCTCCCTGAGATCCCTCAGTTTCCTCACTTGATTTAGTCCCTCACTCCTCATCCCTGACTCCTCACTCCTAGTTAAAATGGACTTACTGCGATCGCTACCCATAGGGTTATATCTAGAACAACCGATTGCTTGGCTACATCGACTCGATCCGAGGGTGAAGTTGGCTTGGTTGCTCAGCTTTTTAGCAGCGCCAATTATGGCAAACTCTCTCTACCGAGTAAGTTTAGTCATCTTGCTCATTTTGATTACTTTAACAGCAGGGATTCCCTGGCGAGTTTGGCGACAACAAATGGGTTGGCTGCTCACGTTGTCGTTTTTCGTCTTGATTTTGGGCGCGGTCAGTCCTGACGGTTTAGGCGTAGATCCTCAACCCCGCTTGCCAACTGCCGAACAGGGTCAGATCTTGGTTTTGGGTAATGAGTTTGATGCGAGAGTCGGGAGCAGGGAGCAGGGAGCAGGGAGCAGGGGAGCGGAGGGGCAGAGGAGCGACAAACAACTACCAACTACCAACTACCAACTACCAACAGACTACCAATACGTATTGTTTCAATATTGGATAATTACGGTAACGCGCCGCTCGGTCGAGCTGGCATTACGCTTGAGTACGAGCCTGTTTACTTTGATTTACAGCACGAATTTATATTTACTCACAACCGCACCAGAAGAAATTACCGCAGGTTTGGAAAGCTTGATGCTACCTTTGCGACGGTTTAAATTGCCCGTAACTGAAATTGCGCTGACTCTAACGCTGTCATTGCGATTTATTCCCCTGGTGATGGAAGAAGTGCAAAATCTGATTCGTTCCGTGCGAACCCGGGCAATAAATTGGAAAAAGCTAGGCATCAAGGGAGCATTGCGGGTGTGGATGGTAGTGGCAGAACGATTGCTAGAAAACTTACTTCTGAGAGCCGAACAAATGGCTAAAGCAATGACGGTAAGGGGATTTACCACTCCGAATACTCATCGCGTTCAATGGCATCAGCTGCGCTTTGCTGCTAGAGACTGGATTGCCTTGGTGTGTTTGGTTGCATTTTGGGCAATACGTCTAACTTGGGGTAATGAGGTTTGAAATGAAACCCATGCAGCCTTGGTATTGGCGATCGCTTCCTTTAGAACAACGTAGCGGTGCTGAAGTATTTGCAGCCCTATTTCGCCCCGATGCCAATCCAGACGCGATCGCAACTCTACTAGAGAGTCCTGCTCCAATATCTCAAGACCGTTCTCAACTGGCGCGTTACTCTATCTGTGCTGGCACACCCCGCATTATCGACGGACAGCCGCAACTGTGGACACCACCTGTTGGAGAAATTTTGCCATTCTTGCAGCAGCTATTGCAATGTAAGGGAGCAGGGAGCAGGGAGCAGGGAGCAGGGGGGGGAAAGAGCTGGGGAGTTGGGGAGCAATTCCAGCCACTAGCCACCAGCCACTAGCCACTAGCCACTCACTCGACTCCCGACTCCCGATTCCCGACTCCCTCCCTTTTACTGGAGGATGGCTGGGTTGGTTGGGTTACGATCTGGCTTGGGAGATTGAAAAGTTACCCTATGTAAAATCAGATCCCTTACCATTTCCTGTTGCTTATTGGTACGAGCCTGAGTGTTTCGCCGTTCTCGACCACTTAGAACAAATTTTGTGGCTGGCTGTTTCCGTACCACAGCAGTTAGACGATTTACAAGAGCGACTTGAAAAGTCAGAAGTCAAAAGTCAAAAGTCAAAAGTTAAAAATAATTCCGAATTCCGAATTCTGTCAGCCGAAGGCGAAGCGCAGCGTTATTCCGAATTCTTACTACTCACCCATCAAGAAGAATACGAAACGGCTGTCTGCCGAGCAAAAAAGTACATTCAAGCTGGAGACATTTTTCAGGCAAATCTTTCTTTGCGCTTTGAAACCAGCACGATCGCTAGTAGTTGGCAAATTTATCAAGCACTGCAACAAATTAATCCGTCTCCCTTTGCTAGTTATTGGCAGACTCCTTGGGGAGCGGTCATTAGCTGTTCGCCAGAAAGATTGGTGCAATTACGAGATCGTCAAGTCCAAACAAGACCAATTGCAGGCACGCGATCGCGAGGAGCCACTCCCGCACAAGACTGCGATTTAGCTCAAGAGTTGTTAAGCAATACTAAGGAAATTGCCGAACATATCATGCTCGTAGATTTGGAACGTAACGATCTAGGGCGCGTCTGCGAATGGGGTTCTGTCGTCGTTGATGAATTATTAGCGATCGAGCGATACAGTCACGTCATGCATCTTGTGAGTAATATTACTGGCACTCTCAAACCAGAATACAATGCGATCGATTTAATTCGCGCCGCGTTTCCTGGAGGTACGATTACTGGCTGTCCTAAAGTCCGTTGCATGGAAATTATTGAAGAATTGGAGCCAGTCCGCCGCAGCTTGTTTTACGGCTCCT from Chroococcidiopsis sp. SAG 2025 harbors:
- the der gene encoding ribosome biogenesis GTPase Der; this translates as MPLPIVAIVGRPNVGKSTLANRLAGVQEAIVYDEPGVTRDRTYMPAYWCDREFLVVDTGGLVFDDDTEFLPLIRQQVMAALSEASAVLFVVDGQTGPLPADEEVAAWLRQQSLPVLLAVNKCESPEQGLMQAAQFWELGLGEPYAVSGIHGNGTGDLLDQLIAHLPQPGEITPTNEIAVAIVGRPNVGKSSLLNAFVGESRAIVSPISGTTRDSIDTVVEHQGQTYRLIDTAGIRKKKNVEYGPEFFGINRAFKAIRRADVVLLVIDALDGVTEQDQKLAGRIVEEGRACVLVVNKWDAIEKDTYTIYDYEKNLRDRMQFLDWAEAIFVSAMTGQRVEKILELVDRAAESHKRRVSTAVVNEVIEEALRWHSPPVNRQGRQGRIYYGTQVSVQPPAIALFVNDAKRFNDNYRRYIERQFRQQLGFTGTPIRLFWRSKQARDVEKSTNRATRV
- a CDS encoding energy-coupling factor transporter transmembrane protein EcfT, whose translation is MDLLRSLPIGLYLEQPIAWLHRLDPRVKLAWLLSFLAAPIMANSLYRVSLVILLILITLTAGIPWRVWRQQMGWLLTLSFFVLILGAVSPDGLGVDPQPRLPTAEQGQILVLGNEFDARVGSREQGAGSRGAEGQRSDKQLPTTNYQLPTDYQYVLFQYWIITVTRRSVELALRLSTSLFTLIYSTNLYLLTTAPEEITAGLESLMLPLRRFKLPVTEIALTLTLSLRFIPLVMEEVQNLIRSVRTRAINWKKLGIKGALRVWMVVAERLLENLLLRAEQMAKAMTVRGFTTPNTHRVQWHQLRFAARDWIALVCLVAFWAIRLTWGNEV
- a CDS encoding anthranilate synthase component I → MGYDLAWEIEKLPYVKSDPLPFPVAYWYEPECFAVLDHLEQILWLAVSVPQQLDDLQERLEKSEVKSQKSKVKNNSEFRILSAEGEAQRYSEFLLLTHQEEYETAVCRAKKYIQAGDIFQANLSLRFETSTIASSWQIYQALQQINPSPFASYWQTPWGAVISCSPERLVQLRDRQVQTRPIAGTRSRGATPAQDCDLAQELLSNTKEIAEHIMLVDLERNDLGRVCEWGSVVVDELLAIERYSHVMHLVSNITGTLKPEYNAIDLIRAAFPGGTITGCPKVRCMEIIEELEPVRRSLFYGSCGYLDWRGHLDLNILIRTLLYSREQGAGSRETRERRELREQLQVTSHKSTPHPIHNSRNKVWGQVGAGIVADSDPEREWYESLHKAQAQIIALKRTEE